The following proteins are co-located in the Hypomesus transpacificus isolate Combined female chromosome 23, fHypTra1, whole genome shotgun sequence genome:
- the LOC124485036 gene encoding uncharacterized protein LOC124485036 isoform X1, which produces MAIRSVILFIGVYFVFVKAADPEHGKLGGKITLVPTVTGKMDEILWKHKGNQVVEFDGSQNKEFGSYVGRTVLDFVTGELIISDLTAEDSGHYEFEAYINNLPKYSHHQVEVIAEVAQPTIICVVNDTKTTASMATLLCIADLQDQQSPMTYSWEGLEGTLLSSSSIDQKLSIVVKDRHDKAVFQCSVSNLVSKKQAQFQVKNCFTDESSSTVLAVCLSLLCLVVLLILAVLALWFYKRHKKAEPALNKQDNVENPLELEQVKEERKLFDRLAKQQIPTKERLDDQNGNKKQENIERTEGNSTLPSTQALPQQAQNEEKRSGPPSPSQASMIQSDQNILQPGQETVPDQDPAEPVEVSLPDQKSVEASITKEPTDPAIPDPEPEGPTCPTKQDTGAEETGNQKQPDADILGKTGLLTNPNNPTQAGSEPEAPKNQFDTNTEATSEVPAKGHQVENSESCSTSPGGEEGDKDGLKKAEKEIEPRNGETNDETNDDRIDKDAMDQNGEEAIKKTEQKKEHSSQFSTLSPKDDQINGSTLDAVAVSKPTEPSQDQPELDDSKAVRDVDLCQQKPNSQSGSISPGGVVGSEKGSKEAEEEMEAGDVEKEIPEGGGVIILSG; this is translated from the exons ATGGCTATCCGAAGTGTTATTTTATTCATTGGAGTTTACTTTG tgtttgtgaaggcGGCAGACCCTGAGCATGGAAAACTCGGAGGGAAGATCACATTGGTCCCCACTGTCACAGGAAAAATGGACGAGATCTTGTGGAAACATAAGGGTAATCAAGTGGTGGAGTTCGATGGTAGCCAGAACAAGGAGTTTGGCTCTTATGTGGGTAGGACCGTCCTAGACTTCGTCACCGGAGAGCTCATAATCAGTGACCTCACTGCCGAAGACAGTGGACATTATGAGTTTGAAGCATACATCAACAACCTGCCGAAGTACTCACACCATCAAGTGGAGGTCATCG CTGAAGTGGCACAACCCACCATTATTTGTGTGGTCAACGATACCAAGACGACTGCTTCCATGGCAACACTGCTGTGCATTGCAGACCTTCAAGACCAACAGTCCCCAATGACATACAgctgggaggggttggagggcaCATTGCTTAGCTCTTCATCCATTGATCAAAAGTTGTCCATCGTTGTTAAGGACAGACATGACAAGGCAGTCTTCCAGTGTTCAGTTAGCAACCTTGTGAGTAAGAAGCAGGCCCAATTCCAAGTGAAGAACTGCTTCACAG ACGAAAGCTCATCTACAGTActggctgtctgtctttccctGTTGTGCCTGGTCGTTTTGCTGATCTTGGCTGTTCTGGCCTTGTGGTTTTATAAGAGACACAAGAAAG CAGAACCTGCTCTCAACAAGCAAGATAATGTGGAGAATCCTCTGGAGCTAG AAcaagtgaaggaggagagaaaactaTTTGATAGACTGGCAAAGCAGCAGATTCCAACAAAAG AGAGACTGGATGACCAGAACGGAAATAAGAAGCAGGAGAACATTGAAAGAACTGAAGGTAACTCCACACTCCCCAGCACTCAAGCATTACCTCAACAAGCTCAAAATGAAGAGAAGAGGTCTggtccaccctcaccctcccaaGCCAGCATGATCCAGTCAGACCAGAACATATTACAACCTGGACAAGAGACAGTACCAGACCAGGACCCAGCAGAGCCTGTGGAGGTCAGTCTCCCTGACCAGAAGAGTGTAGAGGCCTCAATAACAAAGGAACCCACAGATCCGGCCATACCAGACCCAGAACCAGAAGGACCGACATGTCCCACAAAGCAGGACACGGGCGCAGAAGAAACCGGAAATCAGAAACAACCAGATGCAGACATATTGGGAAAAACTGGGTTGCTGACAAACCCAAACAATCCCACACAGGCTGGGTCAGAACCAGAGGCTCCCAAAAATCAGTTTGACACAAATACAGAAGCCACATCTGAGGTTCCAGCTAAGGGTCATCAGGTTGAAAACTCTGAGAGCTGTTCAACCTCTCCTGGCGGGGAGGAAGGGGATAAAGATGGGTTAAAGAAGGCAGAAAAAGAGATAGAGCCAAGGAATGGGGAAACAAATGATGAGACAAATGATGATAGAATTGACAAAGATGCCATGGACCAAAATGGAGAGGAAGCAATCAAAAAGACAGAGCAAAAGAAAGAACACAGTTCTCAATTTTCTACGTTGAGCCCCAAAGATGATCAGATAAATGGAAGCACACTAGACGCTGTAGCTGTCTCCAAGCCTACAGAACCGAGTCAAGACCAACCAGAACTGGATGACTCAAAAGCTGTTAGAGATGTGGACCTATGTCAACAGAAGCCAAACTCCCAGAGTGGTTCCATCTCTCCTGGGGGGGTAGTAGGCAGTGAAAAAGGATCAAAGGAGGcagaagaagagatggaggcaggggatgtggAAAAAGAGATAcccgaaggggggggggtgatcatTCTATCAGGATAG
- the LOC124485036 gene encoding uncharacterized protein LOC124485036 isoform X2: MAIRSVILFIGVYFVFVKAADPEHGKLGGKITLVPTVTGKMDEILWKHKGNQVVEFDGSQNKEFGSYVGRTVLDFVTGELIISDLTAEDSGHYEFEAYINNLPKYSHHQVEVIAEVAQPTIICVVNDTKTTASMATLLCIADLQDQQSPMTYSWEGLEGTLLSSSSIDQKLSIVVKDRHDKAVFQCSVSNLVSKKQAQFQVKNCFTDESSSTVLAVCLSLLCLVVLLILAVLALWFYKRHKKEPALNKQDNVENPLELEQVKEERKLFDRLAKQQIPTKERLDDQNGNKKQENIERTEGNSTLPSTQALPQQAQNEEKRSGPPSPSQASMIQSDQNILQPGQETVPDQDPAEPVEVSLPDQKSVEASITKEPTDPAIPDPEPEGPTCPTKQDTGAEETGNQKQPDADILGKTGLLTNPNNPTQAGSEPEAPKNQFDTNTEATSEVPAKGHQVENSESCSTSPGGEEGDKDGLKKAEKEIEPRNGETNDETNDDRIDKDAMDQNGEEAIKKTEQKKEHSSQFSTLSPKDDQINGSTLDAVAVSKPTEPSQDQPELDDSKAVRDVDLCQQKPNSQSGSISPGGVVGSEKGSKEAEEEMEAGDVEKEIPEGGGVIILSG; encoded by the exons ATGGCTATCCGAAGTGTTATTTTATTCATTGGAGTTTACTTTG tgtttgtgaaggcGGCAGACCCTGAGCATGGAAAACTCGGAGGGAAGATCACATTGGTCCCCACTGTCACAGGAAAAATGGACGAGATCTTGTGGAAACATAAGGGTAATCAAGTGGTGGAGTTCGATGGTAGCCAGAACAAGGAGTTTGGCTCTTATGTGGGTAGGACCGTCCTAGACTTCGTCACCGGAGAGCTCATAATCAGTGACCTCACTGCCGAAGACAGTGGACATTATGAGTTTGAAGCATACATCAACAACCTGCCGAAGTACTCACACCATCAAGTGGAGGTCATCG CTGAAGTGGCACAACCCACCATTATTTGTGTGGTCAACGATACCAAGACGACTGCTTCCATGGCAACACTGCTGTGCATTGCAGACCTTCAAGACCAACAGTCCCCAATGACATACAgctgggaggggttggagggcaCATTGCTTAGCTCTTCATCCATTGATCAAAAGTTGTCCATCGTTGTTAAGGACAGACATGACAAGGCAGTCTTCCAGTGTTCAGTTAGCAACCTTGTGAGTAAGAAGCAGGCCCAATTCCAAGTGAAGAACTGCTTCACAG ACGAAAGCTCATCTACAGTActggctgtctgtctttccctGTTGTGCCTGGTCGTTTTGCTGATCTTGGCTGTTCTGGCCTTGTGGTTTTATAAGAGACACAAGAAAG AACCTGCTCTCAACAAGCAAGATAATGTGGAGAATCCTCTGGAGCTAG AAcaagtgaaggaggagagaaaactaTTTGATAGACTGGCAAAGCAGCAGATTCCAACAAAAG AGAGACTGGATGACCAGAACGGAAATAAGAAGCAGGAGAACATTGAAAGAACTGAAGGTAACTCCACACTCCCCAGCACTCAAGCATTACCTCAACAAGCTCAAAATGAAGAGAAGAGGTCTggtccaccctcaccctcccaaGCCAGCATGATCCAGTCAGACCAGAACATATTACAACCTGGACAAGAGACAGTACCAGACCAGGACCCAGCAGAGCCTGTGGAGGTCAGTCTCCCTGACCAGAAGAGTGTAGAGGCCTCAATAACAAAGGAACCCACAGATCCGGCCATACCAGACCCAGAACCAGAAGGACCGACATGTCCCACAAAGCAGGACACGGGCGCAGAAGAAACCGGAAATCAGAAACAACCAGATGCAGACATATTGGGAAAAACTGGGTTGCTGACAAACCCAAACAATCCCACACAGGCTGGGTCAGAACCAGAGGCTCCCAAAAATCAGTTTGACACAAATACAGAAGCCACATCTGAGGTTCCAGCTAAGGGTCATCAGGTTGAAAACTCTGAGAGCTGTTCAACCTCTCCTGGCGGGGAGGAAGGGGATAAAGATGGGTTAAAGAAGGCAGAAAAAGAGATAGAGCCAAGGAATGGGGAAACAAATGATGAGACAAATGATGATAGAATTGACAAAGATGCCATGGACCAAAATGGAGAGGAAGCAATCAAAAAGACAGAGCAAAAGAAAGAACACAGTTCTCAATTTTCTACGTTGAGCCCCAAAGATGATCAGATAAATGGAAGCACACTAGACGCTGTAGCTGTCTCCAAGCCTACAGAACCGAGTCAAGACCAACCAGAACTGGATGACTCAAAAGCTGTTAGAGATGTGGACCTATGTCAACAGAAGCCAAACTCCCAGAGTGGTTCCATCTCTCCTGGGGGGGTAGTAGGCAGTGAAAAAGGATCAAAGGAGGcagaagaagagatggaggcaggggatgtggAAAAAGAGATAcccgaaggggggggggtgatcatTCTATCAGGATAG